The DNA region TATATTACAGGGACTCCCTCTTTCTTAAGCTCAGAGGCAGCCCTTTTCACATAAGGAAGGGCAAATGACCTATAGTCATCAGGAGAAAGAATCCCTGCCCATGTATCGAAGAGTTGAACTGCCTGTGCACCTGCCCTTATCTGGGCAGAAAGATATTGAATTACGGAGTCGGTTATCTTTTCCATGAGGTATTGAAAAAGCCCTTCTGCCGAAAACATCATCTTCTTTGTATTAATAAAATTCCTTGAGCCTTCGCCTTCTATCATATATGTTGCAAGCGTAAATGGAGCTCCTGAAAACCCAATAAGAGGCACATCGAGTTTTTCTCTTAAGAGCCTTATTGTTTCGAGGACGAATCCAAGGTCATCCTCAGGATAAGGAACTCTCAGCCTTTCGGTTAGAGACCTGCTTCTTATCGGCTCTGAAAGCTGGGGACCTTTTTTTTCATGAAACTCAAGCCTCATGCCCATTGCCTCTGGCAAAACCAAGATGTCAGAGAAAAGTATAGCGGCATCGACCCCAAGGATATCCACTGGCTGAAGCGTCACCTTTGTGGCAAGCTCAGGGCTCTTGCAAAGGGTAAGGAAATCCACATCTGCCCTTACTGCCTGATACTCAGGCATATACCTACCTGCCTGTCGCATAAGCCACACAGGCGTGTATGAGACCTCTTGACCTTTACATACCCTCAGAAATGTATCATTCATCTTGCCTCCTAAGTGCTTTCTTTTTCATCTTCACAGGAACATAGCCGCAGAAGGGCTCCTCCTCAAGGTAATCTCCATAAATAGAATATGCCCTTGCCCTGCATCCACCACAAACCGTTATGTATTCGCATGAGCCACACTTGCCCTTGTAGCTTTTAAAATCCCTCAATTGCTTGAAAAGCTCGGAGTTTTCCCATATCTCCTTAAATGGCTTTTCCCTTATATTTCCCGCTGATTTTGGAAAATAACTACATGGAAGGACATTTCCGTCAACATCTATGAGGCATATGAGCTGGCCAGCTATACAGCCCTTTGCACCACCTGTTGAAAACTTAAGGGTTCTCCTTTGAAACCTCTGTCCTTCCTCCTTTGACTTCTGTAGGACAATCCTGTAGTAATGTGGTGCACATGTTGGTCTTACGAGCATATCCTTTTCAGCTTTTTCCATCTCATAGTGCCACTTGAGAATCTCTTCATAGTCTTCCTTTGATATAAGCTCATTCATAATCTCCTCTGCCCTTCCAGTTGGCACTATCATAAACATGTACCATGCAGTTGCACCAAGTTCCTTTGCGAGACGATAAACCTTAGGGATTTCCTCCTGATTCCTCTTTGTAAACGAGGAGTTTACGATGAACTCGATGCCATATTCGCGGAAGAGCCTTGCTGCATTTATTGTGCCTTTGAATGCACCTCTTTCGGCCCTGAAGTCATCGTGTATGGATTCCTCTCCCCCATCGAGGCTTAAAGATACAATTTTTATTCCCGAGTCTTTAATCTTTAAACATATTTCGGATGTGACTAATGTGCCATTCGTTGCAAGACACATCCTTAAGCCTTTTTCCGTGCCATATCTTGCAATGTCAAAGACATCGGCTCTTAGGAGTGGCTCACCACCTGAAAGCACAATAACAGGCTTTGCATAGCCAGAGATGTCATCCATTATGCGTAGTGCCTCCTCAAATGAGAAGTCTGGATGTCCTCTGACCTCTTCTTCTGATGAAGACCTGCAATGAATGCATCTCAGGTTACATCTACGGGTTATCTCCCATGCTATCCATTTAGGCGCAAATTCCATGCTCTATTATAACCGACTCCTTTATTTTTTCCTGCCATAGTTGACTCTCTATTGCCTTAAGAAGTGGACCGAATGTCTCAGGGTCAAGTGCTGATATTGTAATGGCACCATATCTTACCGAGAGGTTTTTTGCCTCCTCACTGCTCAGTTTATCTATCTTATTAAAGACAACTATAGAGGGCTTTTCGGAAAGATTAAGGTCTGAAAGTATTTTTCCCACAGATGCCATATGCTGAGGAAACATAGGGTTAGATGCATCTACGAGGTGAAGTAAAAGGTTTGCATCGTTTAGCTCATCGAGCGTGGATTTAAAAGCACTCACAAGGTCCTTTGGCAGGTCCCTTATGAAGCCGACTGTATCGGTGATTATAAGTTCTCTTTCTTTTGGAAACCTTAGTCTTCTCGATACAGTATCCAGTGTGGCAAACATCTTGTCATGGGCAAATGTTTCGCTTTCCGTGAGTGCATTAAGAAGCGTTGATTTTCCTGCATTCGTATAGCCTATGATCGACACAATTGGTATAGACCTTTCAAGCCTTCTTTGTCTTCTCTGCCTTCTTCCTGCACTGAGTGACTTTAGCTCTCTTTCAAGAAGATGAATCCTATCTCTGACCCTTCTTCTGTCCACCTCGAGCTTCATCTCACCAGGGCCTCTTCCGCCTATTCCACCCATAAGCCGGGACATTGCAGTGCCCTTCCCTGTGAGACGGGGAAGCCTGTATTTAAGCTGTGCAAGCTCTACCTGAACCTTTCCTTCCTTACTATGTGCCCTTCTTGCAAATATATCTAATATTAGCTGGGTGCGGTCTATGACCTTCATCTCCGTAAGCTCACCTATCTCCTTTATCTGCGATGGGCTCAGGTCTTGGTCAAAGACAAGAAGCGTTGCCCCAAGGTTGAGGGCATTTATTATCACCTCCTTTAGCTTTCCCTCTCCCATGAGATACTTAGGGTTTATCTCCTTAAGCCTTTGAATCACAGAGTCTAAGACAAGAAGGTCGCTCGATAAGGCAAGCTCTTTTAGCTCCTCTATGGAGTCTTCCATCTCATGTCTTGCTCTTCGGTCTGCACTTATCAATATAGCCCTTTCCCTTCTGTCGGACTGCTCAAAGACCCTATCTCTTTGTATCTCCTCCTCCAGAGAGACGATGAAGTCTTTAAAATTAAAACGGAACTGATAGAAATCCTCCTGAGGAAGCACACTCACCAGTACTCCTCTGCCACTTGGAAGGAGATGTGCAGAATATATATTTTGAGGCATGCCATTTGCATTTGAGCCTATCCCTGCTATAAAGTCCAGCCTTAAGAGGGCAAGGTCCGTAAGGTCTTCCTGATTCAGTGGCTCGTTTTTAAGGTGGGTGTGAATGAATCTTAGCCCACGAAGAGCCTTTCTTCCAATAGGATGCTCCTCTAAAGAGGGGATAAAAATACCCTTTGCATCTCCAACTATCACATGGGTTATCTTGCCTTCCCTTGAAACAAAGATGCCTATCTGCCTTCCAATTTCAGAGGAAAGCAAAGTCATATACTTTGCAAGCTCAGGTGTGATTAAAGCCTCTGGCGGGATTCTCCTTCTGTAGATCTTCTCAAGGCTGTTGACCTCACTGCCCTTGAGCCCTGATGTGTTTCCGAATACTACTGGTATAAATTACTCCTTCCTTTTTTATTTTATCACATTTAAGTGGCGTTTAATGCCTTCAAGGAAGTCCTCTGGAGCTAAAACCGCATAAAACATAGAATAGTATGCCCTGTTTACAATAGACCTTGGGCTGAGTTTATCCTGTAACATTCTTTTAGCATCTGAGAGGGTTTCCTCTGCCTGTTTTAGCCGATATGTAAAAAGACTTTCTTTGTCCGTCACACCACCACTCCTTCTTCCACGATATTCCTTACAATTGGTGATACTTTTAATGGAGAGTTTTCAATCTCATCTTTTGTAAAAATAAGTGGTGAGATAACAATAAAATGCTCAAAGCCAACTTCCCATACAATATCTAAAATCTTCTCTTTAAGCTCTCTATCAAGCGATTTAACTTCAATGAAGACATCCATATCAGAGTACTCGTCCTCATCTCCTCTTGCCCTTGAGCCGAAGACCCTGAAATCAATTAAGTAGACAGCCTCAGATAATCTTTCTTTTAGCCTTTTTGCAATTTCAAGGTCTTTTTGACGCATTTTAGTCCCAGTTCCCACCAGTCTGTAGGAGCATTATCTTCCTGCTTTAATCTGCCTTCTTAGCCTTCTTATCTGTCTTCTTACCTCCACTGGCGATGTTCCGCCCTCTGAAACCTTTGCCTTTATAGAGCCTTCGGGAGTAAGCACAGGATATATATCTTTTTCTATAAGGGCTGAAAACCTTTTTATCTCCCCTAATGAAAGCTCATCGAGATTCTTTTCCTTTTTAATCGCATAAAGCACGAGTTTCCCGGTTATTGCATGTGCCTTTCTAAAAGGCATTCCTTTTCTTACTAAGTATTCTGTCATGTCAGTGGCAGTCGAGTATGACCTTGTCACTGCCTTTAGCATCCTCTCCCTATTAAATCTAATCTCAGGGAGCATCTCATTAAGCACAAAGAGGGATGCCTTGACAGTGTCTATGGAGTCAAAGACAGGTGGTTTGTCTTCCTGCATATCTCGGTTATATGAAAGGGGAATGCCCTTCATCATTGTAAGAAGGCTTATGAGGCTACCAAATACCCTTCCTGTTTTTCCTCTTATAAGTTCAGGCACATCCGGGTTTTTCTTCTGAGGCATTATGCTTGAGCCTGTTGAGAAGGCATCTGGAAGCTCTATAAATGAAAACTCCTCGCCTGCCCAGAGTGTAAGCTCCTCAGCCATTCTCGAAAGATGCATCATGATTATGCTTAGGCAGAAGATAAACTCGATTAAAAAATCCCTATCAGAGACCGCATCTATACTGTTTTGAGAGACCCTTTCAAATCCTAAGAGCCTTGCAGTATACTGCCTGTCGATTGGAAGGCTTGTGCCTGCCATGGCACATGAGCCAAGTGGAAGGATATTTATTCTCTTTAAGCAATCGGAAAGCCTCGCTATATCCCTCTTAAGCATCTCCACATATGCAAGGAGATGATGGGAAAGCAGGACCGGCTGTGCCCTTTGAAGATGCGTATAGCCGGGCATTATGGTTGTGATGTGGGTTTCAGCCATAAAAAGGAGGGTCTTTTGAAAGCCCCTTAAAAGGGCTGTTATCTTTTTTGTCTCAGCCCTGAGATAAAGCCTCATGTCCAATGCAATCTGGTCGTTTCTGCTTCTTCCTGTGTGGAGCTTTTCTCCTACAGTTCCTATCTTTCTTGTAAGTTCAGACTCTATGTTCATGTGAATGTCTTCGAGCTCTGTCATGAATTTAAATCTTCCAGCCTTGATTTCCTCTCCGATGTCCTTAAGCCCCTGTATAATCCTTTTTGACTCATCTATAGGGATAATGCCTGTTTTCCCAAGCATCTTTGCATGGGCAATACTGCCCTCGATGTCATACCGAGAAAGCCTTCTATCAAAGGATATGGATTCTGTGAAGGACTCCACGGACTCTCTTGTCTTTTCCTTAAATCTTCCTGCCCAGGGTTTCTTTAACCTCTGCATATTTATTTCTTTTCCATCATCTGAAGAAATGGTTTTATCAGGTCTATTGGGATTGGAAAGATTGTAGTTGAGTTTTTCTCAGCTGCAACCTCAACGAGTGTCTGGAGATACCTTAACTGTAATGCCATTGGCTCGACTGATATAATCTTTGCGGCATCTGCAAGCTTCTGAGATGCCTGAAACTCACCTTCTGCATGGATTATCTTTGCCCTTCTTTCCCTTTCAGCCTCTGCCTGTTTTGCAATTGCCCTCAGCATCTCAGGAGGCAGGTCAACATTCTTGACCTCAACGACACTAACCTTTACTCCCCATGGCTCTGTCTGAAAGTCTATGACCTTCTGAAGCTCTGCATTCAGATGCTCTCTTCTTGTAAGAAGGTCATCGAGTGTGCTCTGCCCAAGAATGCTTCTTAAGGTTGTCTGAGCTATCTGGCTTGTCGCATAATAGAAGTCCTCCACCTCTGTTATTGCCTTAATCGGATCCATTGGTCTGAAATAAACGACTGCATTGACCTTCACAGAGATATTGTCTTGAGTAATAACATCCTGAGCAGGCACATCCATTGTCACGGTTCTCAGTCCGACCTTCACGAGCTTGTCTATTATGGGCCATATGATGACAAGCCCAGGACCTTTAACCGGGATGATTCTTCCTAATCTGAATACAACACCCCTTTCGTATTCCTTCAAAATCTTGATTGCCGCTGAAAGAAAATACATAACGAGAAACACTACAAAGAGAAAACCGATAAATGATGTTCCTATTACTGGTACTGGCATCTTAAACCTCCTTTAGGGTTGTTTTTTAACCTTTACCTTAAGTCCTGAGATAGATTCCACTATTACTTTTTGTCCTTTCCCTACAGGCTCATCCGAATACGCAGACCACAGCTCCCCGCGCACCATGACCATGCCGCCTGCCTCTGTGACATCTTCTTTTACAATGCCTTCCAGACCTACAAAACCCTCGGAGCCAGTGGTTGGCTTTCTCCTAAGTGCCTTAAATGCAAGTCCAATGGTCAGCGAAAAAAACAGTGTTGTTATAAGGACAGCAGGCAGTATTATCGATAAAGAGAGCTTGATAAACGGAGCACCTGCTTCAAAGAGCATGATTGAGCCTATCACCATTGCGATTACTCCGCCAATGGTTAAAACACCATGGGAAACGATTTTCACCTCTAATATAAACAGTATAATGGCAAGTATTATCAAGAGAAGCCCTGCATAATTAACAGGCAGTGTCTGAAATGCATAGAATGCAAGTATTAGGCATATGCCCCCGAGCACGCCCGGAAATATCGCACCCGGGTTTGTAAGCTCAAAGAACAGTCCATAGAAGCCTAAAAGCATAAGGATATAGGCAATATTAGGGTCGCTTATGAGATTAAGGATCCTGTGCCTGAGCCCCATCTCCTGCCTGAGCACATCTGCATCCTTTGTCATAAGGGTCTTCATGCCTATGACAGTCTCCACCTTTGTTCCGTCAATAGCAGAAAGAAGCTCTGAGATATTGTTTGCAATAAGGTCAATAACATTTTCCCTTAATGCCTCTGTCTCAGTGGCAGTTATGCTTCTTCTTACAGCGTCCTCTGCCCATCTTGCATTTCTTTCCCGTTTCTGGGCAAGGGTCTTTATATAAGCCACTGAATCGTTTGTTACTTTTTCAGCCATTGTCTTATCCATTTTTTCACCAACTGCCACAGGATGTGCCGCACCTATACTCGTCTGCGGAGACATAGCCGCTATGTGAGCTGAAATAGTAATGAATGTTCCTGCTGATGCTGCCCTTGCTCCTCTTGGAGACACATAAACAACAACAGGCACCTCACTGCTAAGAATCTCTTTTATGATGCTTCTCATGGAGGCATCGAGCCCACCAGGGGTGTCAAGCTCTATTATAATTGCCTCGAACCCCTGTTTATTTGCCTTTCTGATGCTCTTGGTTATAAACTCCGAAGAAACAGGGTTAATAACACCGTCTATCGTGACGACCATTACAGTTTGCCTCCGAATGGATTCTTCGGGGACCTTAGCGTCTTTCTTTATCGGAGTATTTTTGAGGGCATCGACTGTGCTGTTAAATGCAAAGAGAATTAGCGCAACTAAAAGGGTTTTCCTTAGCATATGAAGATTATAGCATTAAACCCAATCAATTACACAACAGGACTTCATCGCGAGCCTCTGAGCAGAAGTGAAATTTAGTAAAGGGGGTAGGTTTTCTCAGGTGAGCCAACTACTATATAAATTTGCCGTTCTTTAAAATTAAATCCATCGTCGGTTTCAAGAGAAAAAGTAAAAGGGTACGGTTCTATTTTTCAGCATCCATCTCTTTCTTTGACCTGACATTATCCCTTTCTCTCCTTTCCCCATTATCTTAAGCAGGCATCTTTTTACTGTCAAGAGCTTAGTGCGATAGGGTGGCAGCCTGTTGGAGTTAATTACTTAATTATACAAACACAACCTCGAACTCAAAAACATCCCTTATCGCCTGAAAGTCTCTCCTGTTCTGCGTGTAAAGGACAGCGCCAGCACTTCTAACAGAAGCCGCAATAAGGCAATCTCCTGTTATTGATGCGGATTTCCTTATGTTATAGCCTTTTTTGCTCTGTAGCAATGAAATGATTGCTCCTGCCTCTTCATAGTCCCTTACAGAAGGAACAACAACCCTGTCTACCCTTTTGAAAAACCCGATAAGCTCAGCTACAGCCTTCAAAGACTCTTTAGAATGCGACCCTGCCCTTGAGTTCCATTAAAACAATAGAGGACAGGTATATAATGCCGTCAGAAAGAAAAATGTCTTTAAACAAGGCAGGATTTGAAAAGCGGTCAATGAAGATATTTGTGTCTATCAGCTTTTTAAGCATAGACCTTTTTTATCTTTGTCTCTCTGTATTTTTCAAAGATGCCTTCAAGCTCTATTTTGCCGGTTGCCATGTCAAGAGCCCTTCTAATGGCATCTCTATCATCTTTTACCCTGAAAACCCTTTTGACTTTCTCAATATCGCTTTTTTTGACCTCAAGGTGTTCTATTGTCACAATATTTGCCTTTGCCAAAGCCATCACCTCCTTTTTAACATGAATTTCTTTTAGTATAGCAGAAAATCCCAATTATAAAGAATGACTCCTGCCATTATCTTAAGCAGGCGATTCTTTGAGTCAAGAGTCCCTTGGATTACCTCATCGAGTAGCTACTTTTTCAAGAGGGAGATTTTCAATAGAGATATTAACAAGCTCTGAAAGTTCAAGTTTCTCGCTGGCATCAAGGATTTCAATCCCAACGATATGACCTTTTTCATCAAGGTCAACTGTTACTCCTTCCTCTATATCCATTGAATCTGCAATCTTTGCCTCTCTGAGCCTTATATATAAGGCATCAACATCCTTGCTGTATTCTATTTTCATAAACTTACCTCCTAAATGGTCTTTTTCTCACTGCAACCGTTATAACTAGAACAGAATCGGATTCTTCTTTGAATGTAACCCTTAAAAATCTATCACTCATAAATTTGAAGGCATTCTGCCTTCCTTTTACGCTCTGCTCCAGATATTCATGGTCTCTTATCACTGTCTCTGCCTCTTCTTCTGTGACCTCACGCTCTTTCATCCTCCTTTTTGCGTGGCGGTCATAGCGGATAGGCTTCATGGTATTAAGGATAACAGATTTTCAGAACAAATGAAATATACAAATAGGGCAAATGCAGACGGATTTTTTCTGTCAAGGGAATTTCTCAGTATGATAGGGCATATCGCAGGCTAAAGCCTGCGGCTACATTGATTAAAGAGAGGGACTGGATTCCCCGAACAAGTCGGGGAATGACAAATGAGATTTAAAGAGAAGCAAATATTGTGTTAAATTATATTAATGAAAAAGAAAATTGCCATAACAATTGGAGAGCCCGGAGGCATAGGGCCTGAGGTTACACTTAAAGCCCTGATTGACGAGGAAATAAAGGCTGAGACTATACCTATCGTGATAGGCAATAAGGCAGTCCTCAAAGAGACGATAGGGCTTCTTAATATACCCATGAAGCTAAATCCAATAGTCTCCCCTGATGAGGCAACTCATGGTGTTATAAATTTTATAGATATCCCCTGTAAAGGATTTCAAAAATCCATGCCTACAGAAGAAGGAGGCAGGGCATCGTTTGCATTTATCAAAAAGGGAGTTGAGCTTGCCCTTAAGAGAGATGTTCATGCCATAGTCACAGCACCTATCTCAAAGTCTGCTCTTAAGATGGCAGGTCTTTCATGGCACGGGCATACAGAGATGATTGCAGAGCTTACAAACACAAAGGACTTCAGGATGATGCTCATAGGCGGTACACTCAGGGTCATACTTGCTACTATCCACACAGCTTTAAGAAATGTCCCTAACATGTTAAGCAAAGACAGGGTGTTAAAGACAATTCTTTTTGCAAAGAGGGCATGCCATATGCTTAACATCGAAGAGCCAAATATCGGAGTTGCAGGGCTTAACCCGCATGCAGGCGAGGCAGGGCTTTTTGGAGACGAAGAAGAGGTGAATATCAGCCCTGCAATCCTCAAGGCAAAGGCACAGGGAATAAATGTCAGTGGCCCATATCCGCCTGATACAGTGTTTTTTAGGGCACTAAGAGGAGAATTTGACATTGTCCTCGCAATGTATCATGACCAGGGCTTGATACCAATCAAACTCCATGCATTCGAAAAAGGCGTAAATGTTACAGTAGGGCTTCCTATTATTCGCACCTCGCCTGACCATGGAACTGCTTATGATATTTCATGGCGAGCAGTGGCAAACCCATCGAGTATGATCGAGGCTATAAAACTTAGCCTGAGCCTGAGGCTTTAGCCTTCTTGTTCATATAGACCTGCTGGACAATGGAAAGGACATTGTTTACAA from Nitrospirota bacterium includes:
- a CDS encoding uroporphyrinogen decarboxylase; amino-acid sequence: MNDTFLRVCKGQEVSYTPVWLMRQAGRYMPEYQAVRADVDFLTLCKSPELATKVTLQPVDILGVDAAILFSDILVLPEAMGMRLEFHEKKGPQLSEPIRSRSLTERLRVPYPEDDLGFVLETIRLLREKLDVPLIGFSGAPFTLATYMIEGEGSRNFINTKKMMFSAEGLFQYLMEKITDSVIQYLSAQIRAGAQAVQLFDTWAGILSPDDYRSFALPYVKRAASELKKEGVPVIYFVYGSAGILKDIKRAGADVIGIDWKVDMADAVKALGKKVSVQGNLDPLLLFLPEDKLRERVKNILIKASPAKGHIFNLGHGILPETPVSAVKALVRLVHELSRELKGR
- a CDS encoding radical SAM protein — translated: MEFAPKWIAWEITRRCNLRCIHCRSSSEEEVRGHPDFSFEEALRIMDDISGYAKPVIVLSGGEPLLRADVFDIARYGTEKGLRMCLATNGTLVTSEICLKIKDSGIKIVSLSLDGGEESIHDDFRAERGAFKGTINAARLFREYGIEFIVNSSFTKRNQEEIPKVYRLAKELGATAWYMFMIVPTGRAEEIMNELISKEDYEEILKWHYEMEKAEKDMLVRPTCAPHYYRIVLQKSKEEGQRFQRRTLKFSTGGAKGCIAGQLICLIDVDGNVLPCSYFPKSAGNIREKPFKEIWENSELFKQLRDFKSYKGKCGSCEYITVCGGCRARAYSIYGDYLEEEPFCGYVPVKMKKKALRRQDE
- a CDS encoding nucleotidyltransferase domain-containing protein, which produces MRQKDLEIAKRLKERLSEAVYLIDFRVFGSRARGDEDEYSDMDVFIEVKSLDRELKEKILDIVWEVGFEHFIVISPLIFTKDEIENSPLKVSPIVRNIVEEGVVV
- the argH gene encoding argininosuccinate lyase, which gives rise to MQRLKKPWAGRFKEKTRESVESFTESISFDRRLSRYDIEGSIAHAKMLGKTGIIPIDESKRIIQGLKDIGEEIKAGRFKFMTELEDIHMNIESELTRKIGTVGEKLHTGRSRNDQIALDMRLYLRAETKKITALLRGFQKTLLFMAETHITTIMPGYTHLQRAQPVLLSHHLLAYVEMLKRDIARLSDCLKRINILPLGSCAMAGTSLPIDRQYTARLLGFERVSQNSIDAVSDRDFLIEFIFCLSIIMMHLSRMAEELTLWAGEEFSFIELPDAFSTGSSIMPQKKNPDVPELIRGKTGRVFGSLISLLTMMKGIPLSYNRDMQEDKPPVFDSIDTVKASLFVLNEMLPEIRFNRERMLKAVTRSYSTATDMTEYLVRKGMPFRKAHAITGKLVLYAIKKEKNLDELSLGEIKRFSALIEKDIYPVLTPEGSIKAKVSEGGTSPVEVRRQIRRLRRQIKAGR
- the pdxA gene encoding 4-hydroxythreonine-4-phosphate dehydrogenase PdxA, which codes for MKKKIAITIGEPGGIGPEVTLKALIDEEIKAETIPIVIGNKAVLKETIGLLNIPMKLNPIVSPDEATHGVINFIDIPCKGFQKSMPTEEGGRASFAFIKKGVELALKRDVHAIVTAPISKSALKMAGLSWHGHTEMIAELTNTKDFRMMLIGGTLRVILATIHTALRNVPNMLSKDRVLKTILFAKRACHMLNIEEPNIGVAGLNPHAGEAGLFGDEEEVNISPAILKAKAQGINVSGPYPPDTVFFRALRGEFDIVLAMYHDQGLIPIKLHAFEKGVNVTVGLPIIRTSPDHGTAYDISWRAVANPSSMIEAIKLSLSLRL
- the hflX gene encoding GTPase HflX, translating into MPVVFGNTSGLKGSEVNSLEKIYRRRIPPEALITPELAKYMTLLSSEIGRQIGIFVSREGKITHVIVGDAKGIFIPSLEEHPIGRKALRGLRFIHTHLKNEPLNQEDLTDLALLRLDFIAGIGSNANGMPQNIYSAHLLPSGRGVLVSVLPQEDFYQFRFNFKDFIVSLEEEIQRDRVFEQSDRRERAILISADRRARHEMEDSIEELKELALSSDLLVLDSVIQRLKEINPKYLMGEGKLKEVIINALNLGATLLVFDQDLSPSQIKEIGELTEMKVIDRTQLILDIFARRAHSKEGKVQVELAQLKYRLPRLTGKGTAMSRLMGGIGGRGPGEMKLEVDRRRVRDRIHLLERELKSLSAGRRQRRQRRLERSIPIVSIIGYTNAGKSTLLNALTESETFAHDKMFATLDTVSRRLRFPKERELIITDTVGFIRDLPKDLVSAFKSTLDELNDANLLLHLVDASNPMFPQHMASVGKILSDLNLSEKPSIVVFNKIDKLSSEEAKNLSVRYGAITISALDPETFGPLLKAIESQLWQEKIKESVIIEHGICA
- a CDS encoding nodulation protein NfeD, with the protein product MLRKTLLVALILFAFNSTVDALKNTPIKKDAKVPEESIRRQTVMVVTIDGVINPVSSEFITKSIRKANKQGFEAIIIELDTPGGLDASMRSIIKEILSSEVPVVVYVSPRGARAASAGTFITISAHIAAMSPQTSIGAAHPVAVGEKMDKTMAEKVTNDSVAYIKTLAQKRERNARWAEDAVRRSITATETEALRENVIDLIANNISELLSAIDGTKVETVIGMKTLMTKDADVLRQEMGLRHRILNLISDPNIAYILMLLGFYGLFFELTNPGAIFPGVLGGICLILAFYAFQTLPVNYAGLLLIILAIILFILEVKIVSHGVLTIGGVIAMVIGSIMLFEAGAPFIKLSLSIILPAVLITTLFFSLTIGLAFKALRRKPTTGSEGFVGLEGIVKEDVTEAGGMVMVRGELWSAYSDEPVGKGQKVIVESISGLKVKVKKQP
- a CDS encoding DUF2283 domain-containing protein, coding for MKIEYSKDVDALYIRLREAKIADSMDIEEGVTVDLDEKGHIVGIEILDASEKLELSELVNISIENLPLEKVATR
- a CDS encoding slipin family protein, with amino-acid sequence MPVPVIGTSFIGFLFVVFLVMYFLSAAIKILKEYERGVVFRLGRIIPVKGPGLVIIWPIIDKLVKVGLRTVTMDVPAQDVITQDNISVKVNAVVYFRPMDPIKAITEVEDFYYATSQIAQTTLRSILGQSTLDDLLTRREHLNAELQKVIDFQTEPWGVKVSVVEVKNVDLPPEMLRAIAKQAEAERERRAKIIHAEGEFQASQKLADAAKIISVEPMALQLRYLQTLVEVAAEKNSTTIFPIPIDLIKPFLQMMEKK